A genomic segment from Alteribacillus bidgolensis encodes:
- a CDS encoding ATP-dependent Clp protease ATP-binding subunit, translated as MRRCENCKQRQARIELNMNVNGHHQKMHLCDICYREVRNDMKQPSGFGGFGGQSSPFDQMFNDMMNSQMGVMQGSEGQAQQGNGQGGGLLDDLGKNLSDAARAGMIDPVIGREKEVERVIETLNRRNKNNPVLIGEPGVGKTAIAEGLALRISEGNVPNKLKNKDIYLLDVSSLVANTGVRGQFEERMKQLLKELQERKNVIVFIDEVHQIVGAGSAEGSSDAGNIMKPALARGEIQVIGATTLAEYRKIEKDAALERRFQPVMVDEPNLEDAVAILQGLQENYEKYHQVSFTEDALNACVQLSNRYIQDRFLPDKAIDLMDEAGSKINLAHSEDDEHEVQSRLEQIAVEKEKATQQEDYERAAKLRDEEAKLQKQLEDSTQNSEKSNEKAIVDVETIEKIVENKTGIPVRRLQKDEQQKMKDLPDRLRASVIGQDEAVSKVARSIRRNRAGLRKGTRPIGSFLFIGPTGVGKTELSKSLAEEMFGDSEAMIRLDMSEYMEKHSVSKLIGSPPGYVGHDEAGQLTERVRRKPYSIILLDEIEKAHPDVQHMFLQIMEDGRLTDSQGRTVSFKDTVLIMTSNAGSSIKKVTVGFGNKEDVEPKITESLSDYFKPEFLNRFDSIVPFNELGKEDLVTIVDLMLSEIIDAAAEQSMHVTVTDEAKALLAEQGYDPAFGARPLRRVIEEKVEDGIADLMLEEDNLKEIKVSVENNTIAVVKA; from the coding sequence TCGGCGGCTTTGGAGGACAATCGTCCCCATTTGACCAAATGTTTAATGACATGATGAATTCTCAAATGGGTGTCATGCAGGGCAGTGAAGGACAAGCCCAACAAGGAAATGGACAAGGTGGAGGTTTATTGGATGACCTTGGCAAAAATTTGTCTGATGCAGCCCGTGCAGGAATGATTGATCCAGTTATCGGACGAGAAAAAGAAGTAGAACGAGTTATTGAAACATTAAATCGCCGTAATAAAAATAATCCAGTTCTTATCGGTGAACCTGGTGTAGGTAAAACTGCAATTGCTGAAGGGCTTGCGCTGCGGATTTCAGAAGGAAATGTCCCAAACAAACTCAAAAATAAGGACATTTACTTGCTTGATGTTTCTTCCTTAGTTGCAAACACCGGCGTTCGCGGTCAATTTGAAGAACGAATGAAGCAGCTTCTAAAAGAATTGCAAGAGCGTAAAAACGTAATCGTATTTATCGATGAAGTTCACCAGATTGTTGGAGCTGGATCAGCTGAAGGTTCTTCTGACGCCGGTAACATTATGAAACCAGCTCTTGCACGTGGAGAAATCCAAGTAATCGGTGCAACGACTCTTGCTGAATACCGCAAAATTGAAAAAGATGCGGCACTTGAACGCAGATTTCAACCGGTGATGGTGGATGAACCAAATCTTGAAGATGCTGTTGCCATCCTTCAAGGCCTGCAAGAAAACTACGAAAAATACCATCAAGTTTCTTTTACTGAGGATGCGTTAAATGCTTGTGTTCAGCTTTCTAATCGTTATATCCAGGATCGCTTTCTCCCCGATAAAGCCATTGATTTAATGGATGAAGCAGGTTCCAAAATCAACCTGGCTCATAGTGAGGACGACGAACACGAAGTGCAAAGCCGCCTCGAACAGATTGCAGTAGAAAAAGAAAAAGCCACACAGCAAGAAGATTATGAACGAGCAGCAAAACTGCGCGACGAAGAAGCAAAACTTCAGAAACAGCTGGAAGACTCCACACAAAACAGTGAGAAATCAAACGAAAAAGCAATAGTTGACGTAGAAACGATTGAAAAAATAGTTGAAAACAAAACAGGCATTCCTGTACGCCGACTTCAAAAAGATGAACAACAAAAAATGAAAGATCTTCCTGATCGCCTTCGAGCAAGCGTTATAGGTCAAGACGAAGCTGTCAGCAAAGTAGCACGCTCGATTCGCAGAAACCGTGCTGGTCTTAGAAAAGGAACCCGGCCTATTGGCTCCTTCCTCTTTATAGGTCCAACAGGGGTCGGAAAAACCGAGCTTTCCAAATCTCTAGCAGAAGAAATGTTTGGAGACAGTGAAGCAATGATACGTCTTGATATGAGTGAATATATGGAAAAACACTCTGTATCAAAACTAATCGGTTCCCCGCCAGGATATGTCGGACATGACGAAGCCGGACAGCTGACAGAACGAGTGCGTCGTAAGCCATACAGCATTATCCTTTTGGATGAAATTGAAAAAGCCCACCCTGATGTGCAGCATATGTTCCTGCAAATCATGGAAGACGGACGTTTAACAGACAGTCAAGGACGTACGGTAAGCTTTAAAGACACGGTATTAATTATGACTTCTAATGCAGGCTCAAGCATTAAGAAAGTAACCGTTGGCTTTGGTAATAAGGAAGATGTAGAGCCAAAAATTACAGAATCTCTGTCTGATTACTTCAAGCCAGAATTCTTGAACCGCTTTGACAGCATCGTTCCTTTCAATGAACTTGGAAAAGAAGACCTTGTAACTATCGTTGACCTTATGCTCTCTGAAATTATCGATGCAGCAGCAGAACAAAGTATGCATGTTACAGTGACAGACGAAGCTAAAGCACTACTAGCTGAACAAGGCTATGACCCTGCATTTGGTGCTAGACCGCTGCGCCGTGTTATTGAAGAAAAAGTAGAAGACGGTATTGCAGATCTTATGTTAGAAGAGGACAATCTCAAAGAAATAAAAGTAAGCGTTGAAAACAATACTATTGCTGTTGTTAAAGCGTAA
- a CDS encoding DUF3817 domain-containing protein, producing the protein MMSSAIGKLRVIGMLEGISFLLLLFLAMPLKYGSGMDMAVTIAGSVHGALFILYIAAVIFVWIQRRWTFLRAIIAMTVSVIPFGPFVFDKSLRREQETGIASDSVTG; encoded by the coding sequence GTGATGTCTTCTGCCATAGGAAAATTACGGGTAATCGGCATGTTAGAGGGTATATCTTTTTTGCTTCTATTGTTTTTAGCGATGCCGCTTAAATACGGTTCGGGAATGGATATGGCCGTTACTATTGCCGGGTCGGTTCATGGAGCTTTGTTTATTTTATATATTGCAGCTGTTATTTTCGTCTGGATTCAGCGGCGCTGGACTTTTTTGAGAGCTATTATCGCAATGACTGTGTCTGTTATTCCATTTGGTCCGTTTGTGTTTGATAAAAGTTTGCGTCGTGAACAAGAAACAGGAATAGCTTCTGATTCTGTTACAGGGTAA
- a CDS encoding DUF368 domain-containing protein has product MMEWKNIFRGIAMGASDLIPGVSGGTIALVLGIYHRLIAAINNFFSRKWKDQLGFFIPLGIGIGIAVLSLSNLLEWLLSVHPQPTYFFFMGLILGTIPLLLKEADYKQKFKPYHFFIVAIAAVLIILSGVYKGEETGEVVHTLTSSDYIYLFFSGWLASSAMILPGVSGSFILLILGVYETIINAVTSLQFPVIFTVGLGIFIGITIMSKFLHYLLRQHRTGTYAVMSGLLIGSLFVIFPGLGTSWLVTAISLLTFLSGWILTIILGKLEST; this is encoded by the coding sequence ATGATGGAATGGAAAAATATTTTTAGAGGGATAGCAATGGGAGCGAGCGATCTTATCCCAGGAGTCAGCGGAGGTACGATTGCGTTAGTCCTTGGTATTTATCATCGCTTAATCGCAGCTATCAATAATTTTTTTAGCAGAAAATGGAAAGATCAGCTTGGTTTTTTTATTCCTCTTGGCATTGGCATAGGAATTGCTGTATTAAGTTTAAGTAATTTACTGGAGTGGCTGCTTTCCGTTCACCCTCAGCCAACTTATTTCTTTTTTATGGGACTTATTTTAGGAACAATTCCTTTGTTACTAAAAGAAGCCGACTACAAACAAAAGTTTAAACCTTATCATTTTTTTATTGTTGCTATTGCTGCTGTACTTATTATTTTATCAGGGGTTTATAAAGGAGAAGAAACAGGAGAAGTGGTCCATACATTAACTTCATCTGACTATATATATTTGTTTTTCTCTGGATGGCTGGCAAGCTCTGCAATGATATTGCCAGGGGTAAGCGGTTCGTTTATCCTTTTAATTCTTGGTGTTTATGAAACAATTATTAATGCCGTTACCTCTTTACAATTCCCCGTCATTTTCACTGTAGGGCTGGGCATTTTTATAGGCATTACTATTATGAGCAAATTTTTGCATTATCTTCTACGCCAGCATCGAACGGGGACCTACGCTGTTATGAGCGGACTATTGATAGGATCTTTATTTGTGATATTCCCTGGTTTAGGGACTAGCTGGCTTGTTACAGCAATCAGCCTATTAACCTTTCTATCAGGCTGGATCCTGACTATTATACTCGGAAAACTAGAAAGCACTTAA
- a CDS encoding DUF423 domain-containing protein — protein MWKIFIVLGALNAAAAVGFGAFGAHGLEGKLSDKLMEVYQTGVQYHIMHALGLLAIGLAAAYAGSSASLSWAGWLLFAGIVIFSGSLYTMAFTGMTWLGAITPIGGTAFIAGWIMLVISVLKI, from the coding sequence GTGTGGAAAATATTTATTGTATTAGGTGCTCTTAATGCAGCTGCAGCGGTAGGATTTGGAGCGTTTGGAGCACACGGCTTGGAAGGAAAATTATCGGACAAGCTGATGGAAGTTTATCAAACAGGAGTTCAATACCATATTATGCACGCCTTAGGATTGCTCGCAATTGGTTTAGCAGCTGCTTATGCAGGAAGTTCTGCGTCTTTATCCTGGGCTGGCTGGCTTTTGTTTGCAGGAATTGTTATTTTTTCCGGAAGCTTGTACACCATGGCTTTTACCGGGATGACATGGCTTGGAGCTATTACTCCGATAGGAGGGACAGCATTCATTGCCGGCTGGATTATGCTTGTTATTTCAGTATTAAAAATATAA
- a CDS encoding DUF5327 family protein codes for MNISARTVVEKMEEELMQLAEQVDRKEEAVVKEHARVLKAYCDIILASDESKRKRNIDTVKTAKISSKTAGIKQSSIETKQVSSSSAARTTSEIPSSDGNLLEF; via the coding sequence ATGAATATTTCCGCTCGAACAGTTGTGGAAAAAATGGAAGAGGAATTAATGCAGCTTGCTGAACAAGTGGACCGAAAAGAAGAAGCAGTGGTTAAGGAACACGCTCGGGTGTTAAAGGCTTATTGCGATATTATACTAGCCTCTGATGAAAGCAAAAGAAAAAGAAACATAGACACCGTGAAGACAGCTAAGATTTCTTCTAAAACTGCTGGTATAAAACAGTCTTCCATAGAAACAAAACAAGTTTCTTCATCCTCTGCTGCTAGAACGACAAGCGAGATACCATCATCAGATGGAAATTTACTTGAATTTTAA
- a CDS encoding MerR family transcriptional regulator, producing the protein MKDHIPRRTACFPISVVQELTSLSARQIRYYEQQGLIHPKRNEGNQRLFSLEDIDRCAEIKELIDQGLNIAGVKTVLSARKQLAESEVQSAKSVVNRKDMKKLRMYLNETEG; encoded by the coding sequence GTGAAAGACCATATCCCTCGCCGTACAGCGTGTTTTCCCATAAGTGTTGTACAGGAATTAACATCGTTAAGTGCTCGTCAGATTCGATATTATGAACAGCAAGGTTTAATACATCCGAAACGAAACGAAGGTAATCAGCGTCTGTTTTCTTTAGAAGATATTGACCGGTGCGCAGAAATCAAAGAATTGATTGATCAAGGTTTAAATATAGCAGGCGTAAAAACAGTTCTATCAGCGAGAAAACAATTGGCCGAATCAGAAGTACAATCTGCTAAAAGTGTCGTAAACAGGAAGGATATGAAAAAGTTACGAATGTACCTTAACGAAACAGAAGGCTGA